In the genome of bacterium, one region contains:
- a CDS encoding CusA/CzcA family heavy metal efflux RND transporter, which translates to MIRRIITFSAQHRLLVILAVLALCAVAFRVLGKIRLDALPDLSDTQVIIYSKWDRSPDLIEDQVTYPIVSALLGAPRVKAIRGYSDFGFSYIYVVFQDGTDIYWARSRVLEYLSKIQADLPQGVRTELGPDATGVGWVYQYALVDRSGTHSLDDLRAFQDWNLRYALQSVPGVSEVASIGGIKRQVQITVDPNRLAAHNLSLDQIAGAIRRSNNESGGRLVEWSGTEYMVRVHGYAQTLTDFERIVVSAVDGVPVLLKDVARIALGPDMRRGVADLDGLGDAVGGIIVMRHGENALNVINAVKARLESLRPSLPAGVEVVTTYDRADLIERALDTLKHELVVEILIVSLVILLFLWHFPSAVVPIITIPISVLLSFIPLYLMGISVNIMSLAGIAISIGVLVDGAIVEVENAYNKIHHWQVGGRQGDFHQVRLAALVEVGPSVFFSLLVIAVAFLPIFALVDQEGRLFKPLALSKTLAMAMAALLAITLDPALRMLFAREEPFRFKPRWLAGLASSLAVGTYHSEERHPISRAIFRVYEPACRVVLEHPWKTVLAALALVALSLPVYFKLGTEFMPPLNEGTILYMPTTLPGISVSQAQDLLQTQDQIIKSFPEVERVFGKAGRADTATDPAPLSMMETTVVLKPPSEWRAKERWYSSWWPERLKPLLRPIWPDHLSWDELVDQLNDSLRTPGVTNAWTMPIKARTDMLTTGVRTPVGIKIFGSDPAEIERVGREIEQLIREVPGTRSVYAERASSGYFLDIVPRRDQLARHGLTIEDVQMVVGSAIGGDEVSTVIDGRQRFSVNLRYPRELRSDLDQMARVLVPTPSGTQVPLGQLADLLIASGPSMLRNENGFLSGYVYVDIAGRDVGGYVDEAKTKVVAGLKLPAGTSLQWSGQYENMQRVGEHLRLIIPITLCLILLLLYLNTRSGFKTLLVMLAVPFSAIGAIWLFYWLDYNVSIAAWVGMIALLGLDAETGVFMLLFLDLACDEARREGRLTTHAELDVALMHGAVKRARPKMMTVAATFMGLLPIMWATSAGADVMKRIAAPMIGGLFTSFLLELLVYPAVYKLWMLRTELKGMKKQAVA; encoded by the coding sequence ATGATCCGGCGCATCATCACCTTCTCGGCGCAACATCGCCTGCTGGTCATTCTGGCAGTGCTTGCCCTTTGTGCCGTGGCCTTTCGCGTACTGGGCAAGATCCGGCTGGACGCACTGCCCGACCTCTCGGATACCCAGGTCATCATCTACTCCAAATGGGACCGCTCCCCGGACCTCATCGAAGACCAGGTGACCTATCCCATCGTCAGCGCCCTGCTCGGCGCGCCGCGCGTGAAGGCCATCCGCGGCTACTCGGATTTCGGCTTCTCCTACATCTACGTCGTGTTCCAGGACGGCACGGACATCTACTGGGCCCGCTCGCGGGTGCTGGAGTACCTGTCGAAGATCCAGGCGGATCTGCCCCAAGGGGTCCGAACGGAGCTGGGGCCGGACGCCACGGGGGTGGGCTGGGTCTACCAGTACGCGCTGGTGGATCGTTCGGGCACGCACTCGCTGGACGACCTGCGCGCCTTCCAGGACTGGAATCTGCGTTACGCGCTGCAGTCGGTGCCGGGCGTGTCCGAAGTCGCTTCGATCGGGGGCATCAAGCGGCAAGTGCAGATCACCGTGGATCCCAACCGCTTGGCGGCGCACAACCTTTCATTGGACCAGATAGCCGGCGCCATCCGCCGGTCCAACAACGAATCCGGTGGCCGGCTGGTGGAGTGGAGCGGCACCGAGTACATGGTGCGAGTACACGGTTATGCCCAAACGTTGACGGATTTCGAGCGCATCGTGGTGTCGGCGGTCGATGGCGTGCCCGTCCTGCTGAAGGACGTGGCGCGCATTGCCTTGGGGCCGGACATGCGGCGTGGCGTGGCAGACCTGGATGGGCTGGGAGACGCCGTGGGCGGCATTATCGTCATGCGTCACGGTGAGAATGCCCTGAACGTCATCAATGCGGTCAAGGCACGGTTGGAGAGCCTGAGGCCCTCGCTGCCCGCCGGCGTCGAGGTGGTCACGACCTACGACCGCGCGGACCTGATCGAGCGGGCGCTGGACACGCTCAAGCACGAGCTCGTCGTCGAGATACTGATCGTCTCGCTGGTGATCCTGCTCTTCCTCTGGCACTTCCCCTCGGCCGTGGTGCCCATCATCACCATCCCCATCTCGGTGCTCTTGTCCTTCATCCCCCTCTACCTGATGGGCATCTCCGTCAACATCATGTCGCTGGCGGGCATCGCCATTTCCATCGGCGTGTTGGTGGACGGAGCCATCGTTGAAGTGGAGAACGCCTACAACAAGATCCACCACTGGCAGGTGGGGGGCCGCCAAGGCGACTTCCACCAGGTGCGGTTGGCGGCCCTGGTCGAAGTGGGTCCCTCGGTCTTCTTCTCCTTGCTCGTGATCGCCGTGGCCTTCCTGCCCATCTTCGCCCTGGTCGACCAGGAGGGTCGGCTCTTCAAGCCCCTGGCCTTGTCCAAGACCCTGGCGATGGCCATGGCCGCGTTGTTGGCCATCACATTGGACCCCGCCCTGCGCATGCTCTTTGCCCGCGAAGAGCCCTTCCGCTTCAAGCCGCGCTGGCTGGCCGGCCTTGCCAGTAGCCTGGCCGTGGGCACCTACCACTCCGAGGAGCGCCATCCCATCAGCCGCGCCATCTTCCGGGTCTACGAGCCCGCCTGCCGGGTTGTGCTCGAGCATCCCTGGAAGACCGTGCTGGCGGCCCTGGCGCTGGTGGCGCTCAGCCTGCCGGTCTACTTCAAGCTTGGCACCGAATTCATGCCGCCCTTGAACGAAGGCACGATCCTCTACATGCCCACGACGCTGCCGGGCATCTCCGTCAGCCAGGCGCAGGACCTGCTGCAGACCCAGGATCAGATCATCAAGTCCTTCCCCGAGGTGGAGCGCGTCTTCGGCAAGGCCGGACGGGCGGACACGGCGACGGACCCGGCGCCCTTGTCGATGATGGAGACGACGGTGGTGTTGAAGCCGCCCAGCGAGTGGCGGGCAAAGGAACGCTGGTATTCGTCCTGGTGGCCCGAGCGTCTCAAGCCGCTGCTGCGCCCGATCTGGCCGGACCACTTGTCCTGGGACGAGCTTGTCGATCAGCTGAACGACTCCCTGAGGACGCCGGGCGTCACCAATGCCTGGACCATGCCCATCAAGGCGCGCACCGACATGCTGACCACCGGCGTGCGCACGCCGGTGGGGATCAAGATTTTCGGCTCCGATCCAGCGGAGATCGAGCGCGTGGGGCGGGAGATCGAGCAGCTCATCCGCGAGGTTCCAGGCACACGCAGCGTCTATGCCGAGCGCGCCAGCAGCGGCTACTTTCTCGACATCGTGCCGCGCCGCGACCAACTGGCGCGCCACGGCCTGACCATCGAGGATGTGCAGATGGTGGTCGGCAGCGCCATCGGCGGCGACGAGGTCAGCACGGTCATCGACGGCCGACAGCGCTTCTCCGTCAACCTGCGCTATCCGCGCGAGCTGCGCAGCGACCTGGACCAGATGGCCCGCGTGCTGGTGCCCACGCCTTCCGGCACACAGGTGCCGCTGGGGCAGTTGGCCGATCTGCTCATCGCCAGCGGGCCGTCGATGCTGCGCAACGAGAACGGCTTCCTCTCGGGCTACGTCTACGTGGACATCGCGGGCCGGGACGTGGGCGGCTATGTCGACGAGGCCAAGACCAAGGTGGTTGCCGGGCTGAAGTTGCCGGCGGGCACCAGCCTGCAGTGGAGCGGACAGTACGAGAACATGCAGCGGGTGGGCGAGCACCTGCGGCTCATCATTCCCATCACCCTCTGCCTCATCCTGCTCCTGCTCTACTTGAACACGCGCTCGGGCTTCAAGACCCTGCTCGTCATGCTGGCCGTGCCTTTCTCGGCCATCGGGGCGATCTGGCTCTTCTATTGGCTGGACTACAACGTCTCCATCGCCGCCTGGGTGGGCATGATCGCCCTGCTGGGCCTGGACGCCGAGACCGGCGTCTTCATGCTGCTCTTCCTGGACCTGGCCTGCGATGAGGCGCGGCGCGAAGGCCGCTTGACCACCCACGCCGAGCTGGACGTGGCCCTCATGCACGGCGCCGTCAAGCGGGCGCGGCCCAAGATGATGACCGTGGCCGCCACCTTCATGGGCCTCCTGCCCATCATGTGGGCTACCTCGGCGGGCGCCGACGTGATGAAGCGTATAGCCGCGCCCATGATTGGTGGTCTTTTCACATCATTCCTGCTGGAATTGCTCGTGTACCCGGCAGTCTACAAACTGTGGATGCTGCGCACGGAGCTGAAAGGAATGAAGAAGCAGGCTGTTGCCTGA